In one Haloarcula sp. DT43 genomic region, the following are encoded:
- a CDS encoding HNH endonuclease, producing MSLRTQVSYYVLAVSNERSPTHIPKIMNRAFKVGEQYRDTGSYRNSEDQFLRWIRGSLNSGIKNTGGIRDLGTDRSDTPAALILVSNDKGVSQHDDPWEDTLAVNSGYISYWGDAKADNPYGESKQNQKIKEAFDRKASGRREEVPPVLVFRKPQSGAVEFCGLCVPDHLEIRSYQGESGAQIPNYLFHFSILNTHSVPVSWLHDRVRTNSSENAPEVWKQWVRSGEIKQWPTGELLDSVGGTIRRYEQTEVAVSDTFRTETFERYEQACTLTGIQEEALLDLAHVLPRSQRPELAEHPENVFVLNSLHHRAFDAALFTVDSEYRIRTSPSFEPAHPFLRETITEKEGEPIVFPPEVQVRPGFLEELNAGLSWL from the coding sequence ATGTCTTTGCGTACTCAGGTCTCTTATTATGTACTCGCTGTCTCGAATGAACGCTCCCCAACCCACATCCCGAAAATCATGAATAGGGCGTTCAAAGTTGGCGAACAATATCGGGACACGGGAAGCTACCGGAACTCAGAAGACCAGTTTCTACGGTGGATTCGAGGGTCGCTGAACAGTGGCATCAAAAACACGGGCGGTATTCGGGACCTCGGAACTGACCGCAGTGATACTCCGGCGGCACTGATACTCGTCTCAAACGACAAGGGCGTCTCTCAGCACGACGACCCGTGGGAAGACACACTGGCTGTCAATTCGGGATACATCAGCTACTGGGGCGATGCCAAGGCAGACAACCCCTACGGCGAGTCCAAGCAAAACCAGAAAATCAAGGAAGCATTCGACAGAAAGGCATCTGGGCGACGTGAGGAGGTCCCACCGGTCCTCGTCTTCCGGAAGCCACAGTCTGGCGCCGTCGAGTTCTGTGGACTCTGCGTTCCCGACCACCTCGAGATTCGGTCATATCAGGGCGAGTCAGGAGCACAGATTCCGAACTACCTCTTCCACTTCTCGATCCTGAACACACATTCGGTCCCGGTCTCCTGGCTACACGACCGTGTACGGACGAATAGTTCTGAGAACGCACCCGAAGTCTGGAAACAGTGGGTGAGGTCCGGAGAGATCAAGCAATGGCCGACCGGCGAATTGCTCGATTCTGTCGGTGGAACCATTCGACGTTACGAGCAGACCGAAGTTGCCGTGAGCGACACGTTCAGGACTGAAACGTTTGAGCGATATGAGCAGGCGTGTACTCTGACTGGCATCCAGGAAGAGGCTCTGCTTGATCTGGCTCACGTGTTACCTCGGAGCCAGCGACCAGAGCTCGCTGAGCATCCGGAGAACGTGTTTGTGCTGAACTCACTCCATCACCGGGCGTTCGACGCCGCGCTATTCACAGTCGATAGTGAGTATCGGATACGGACGAGTCCGTCGTTCGAGCCTGCACATCCGTTCCTTCGTGAGACAATAACCGAAAAAGAGGGCGAACCGATTGTATTCCCGCCCGAAGTTCAAGTGCGGCCAGGTTTCCTTGAGGAGCTAAATGCTGGTCTTTCGTGGTTGTAG